The Vicia villosa cultivar HV-30 ecotype Madison, WI linkage group LG1, Vvil1.0, whole genome shotgun sequence genome includes a region encoding these proteins:
- the LOC131624360 gene encoding uncharacterized protein LOC131624360 → MIDFDDNSPSPKKSPKRNNMNNNSKIRSFQQDMLDPYYMHPSDKPGLSIVTPPLNNTNFHSWSRSLKLAFMSKNKLWFIDGTLNRPDISDPNHVLWNRCNNMVMTWITNSIYKEIYESVLWIDSAKEIWEELHERYHQGDIFRISDLQEKSMHKNKEFDNFCPLPSCQCDPVCHCQLLPSIKTYRENDYIIRFLKGLNDQYAHVRSQIMLISPLPSDNKVFSMQIQQERQTSSPVPDEKLIAHIQNPPSKGRSTYASTKPSYNPKSKGLKICTYCNKLGHTIEVFFKKHGLSSYLKKTNIALATSDEPGTEEGTSGPSKDSSKNIGFTAEQQRALLALLQQNNAFSAPNIQHLQSPSASHPSISHIHNIFANDQSEWLLNTGATSHGTHTLMKIGAAKIHNGLYTLTSPFIPLNKVIYSTINNCTLWHNRLGHTFYETIVQINKNFPLSNLHKSHEPCDTFFSAKQKRLPFYNSDTSTLHCFDLIHMDIWGPISNPSINGHKYFLTIVDDHSR, encoded by the exons ATGATTGATTTCGACGACAATTCTCCTTCCCCAAAGAAATCTCCCAAACGTAACAACATGAACAATAACTCCAAGATCCGTTCTTTCCAGCAAGATATGCTAGATCCATACTATATGCATCCTAGTGACAAACCTGGGTTATCGATTGTCACCCCTCCCCTCAACAATACCAATTTTCACTCATGGTCTCGATCTCTGAAATTAGCTTTTATGTCAAAGAACAAATTATGGTTCATTGATGGAACCCTAAATCGCCCTGATATTTCCGATCCCAACCATGTCCTTTGGAACCGCTGCAATAACATGGTCATGACTTGGATAACCAATTCCATTtataaagaaatttatgaaagcGTTCTTTGGATTGATTCAGCAAAAGAAATTTGGGAAGAACTCCATGAAAGATATCATCAAGGAGATATCTTCCGCATCTCAGACCTTCAAGAGAAATCTATGCACAAAAATAAG GAATTTGATAATTTTTGCCCCCTGCCTAGCTGTCAGTGTGACCCTGTTTGTCATTGTCAATTATTACCATCCATCAAAACATATAGGGAAAATGACTATATTATACGTTTTCTAAAAGGTCTCAATGACCAATATGCACATGTTAGATCACAGATTATGCTCATCAGTCCCCTCCCTAGTGATAACAAGGTCTTTTCTATGCAAAttcaacaagaaagacaaaccTCTTCCCCTGTTCCAGATGAGAAACTCATTGCTCACATCCAAAACCCTCCCTCCAAAGGACGTTCTACTTATGCTAGCACCAAACCCTCatacaatccaaaatcaaaagGCCTTAAAATCTGCACCTACTGTAATAAGCTTGGCCATACCATTGAAGTTTTCTTCAAAAAACATGGCCTCTCATCTTACCTTAAAAAGACCAACATAGCATTAGCAACTTCTGATGAACCCGGCACTGAAGAAGGCACCTCTGGTCCATCTAAAGATTCTTCTAAGAATATTGGCTTTACTGCTGAACAACAAAGAGCTCTCCTTGCCCTGCTTCAGCAAAACAATGCCTTTTCTGCACCCAACATTCAACATCTTCAGTCGCCCTCTGCCTCTCACCCAAGTATATCTCATATTCACAATATTTTTGCTAATGATCAATCTGAATGGCTGCTTAACACTGGTGCCACTAGCCAT GGCACACATACTCTGATGAAGATTGGTGCAGCTAAAATTCACAATGGTCTCTACACTCTTACCTCACCTTTCATTCCTCTCAATAAAGTCATTTACTCTACTATAAACAATTGTACACTATGGCATAATAGATTAGGTCACACTTTTTATGAGACTATTGTACAAATCAATAAAAACTTTCCTTTATCCAATTTACACAAATCTCATGAACCTTGTGACACTTTTTTTAGTGCTAAACAAAAAAGATTGCCTTTCTATAATAGTGATACTTCTACTCTTCATTGCTTTGATCTTATACATATGGATATATGGGGACCTATTTCCAACCCCTCTATCAATGGACATAAATATTTTCTCACTATTGTGGATGACCACAGTAGGTAA